Genomic segment of Blastopirellula marina:
TGGATTGTTGCAAAAATCCAAATGAAGATAACGATCGTCAGTAGCGGCGGTGCAGCGATCGCCAGACCACGAAGCACCGCACGGCGGAAACTGTGGAACCCATTGACCGGAGGTGGCCCCATGTTCGAAAGTTCTTTGGCCATAGAAGCGGATTTCTCTTCGTCACGTATTCAAAAAAACGGAGCGTACGTCGAGAGGAAGAAACCATCCATGGCAGCGCCCAGGCAATTGGGCAAAGCAAATGCGCCGTAGGTTTCACCTCTTCGGGAATTCGCTTCCGTGCTGTCCCTTCTTGCTTCGATTCTTTGTACGCGGCGAAAACAGTCAAATCGGTTTCATTTTTTTGAATTTTGACTGAAAAGATCTCCTAAACGTCAGCGTAGGAACCAGTCGACCTTGCCACAACGGCAACATGGATAGCGGTTGCCCCTGCCTTTCGTAGTGAACGCCCTATTTCCGTTAGGGTCGAACCAGTCGTCATAACGTCGTCTACCAGCAGAATCGGCTGATCTCTAGGAATCTGCTCGCGGACGCGAAATGCACCATGGACATTTTTCTTGCGAGCAGTGAAAGAAAGTTCGCTTTGCTTCGCCAAGCGTCGGCGACAAGTAAGTGGTTGCCGATGCTTCCAGTCTCTTCTCGCAGCTAAAGATTGAGCCAGGATTGCCGCGGAGCTCATGCCACGACGTATCCGCCTTGTCCAATGCATGGGTACGTCAATAACAATCGGAGCGGTAGTCCAATGGTTAGTCAGACTATTTGAAAGAAGTTGCCCCAAGTCCCACGCGGTCGAAACGCCACGGTTTGTCTTGGCATTGAGTACCGCTTCACCCAGTGGGCCTTCGTAGTTGCCCACGGAAGTAATGCTCTCGAATGGAAGCTGCAGATGATGGCACCAAGGACAATCTTCACGAGGCAATGCGTTCTCGTGCCGTAGGACCGCCGAACAACGGACGCACTTTTTCCATTTCGCATGCTCGTCCTGGCAATCGCGGCACGCGACATCGGGATTACGGTAGTCGGAAACCTCGGCATGGCAAAGGCAGCACGTGCCTGGCAGAACTAAATCCACGGCGTCGCGACTTAGTCGACGAACGAACTGCATGGCTTTTCGTACGGAAGGGACGTGCATGAACGATAACAAGTGCTGCGGATTTACTTCTGTCGTGCACGTGTGTTATCCCCCTGGCGGTGGGCGAAGTCAAATGTTTCCCGCGATTTCATCTTTGGTGGATTGAGCAAAATCGGTATAAATCGCGTCCAATTCCTTTTGTTTTGATGCTAGCAAGCCGGACAGGCGACCCGTTTTATGACCCTGATCGACCGCTACCTGCTGATTCAGTTCCTCAAGTCGTTTCTGATCTTCTTCATCAGCTTCACGGGACTGTTCATCGTCATCGACTCGTTCAATAACCTTGACGAGTTTCTGAAGTACGGCGATATGACCGGTAGCACGTTCGGCGTGTTGTGGGACTATTATAGTCCGCGTGTGTTCACCTTCTTTGGAATGACGAGCGGCATCTTAACGCTGATTGCTGCTATGTTCACGGTGACCTGGATCCAACGCCACAACGAAATGACGGCGCTCATGGCCGCAGGCATTTCCCAAGCTCGAATCGTTCGTCCTATTATCGTTGCTGTGTTGGTTATCGCGGTGTTGGGCGTTTTGAATCGGGAACTATTGATTCCACGCTATATCGATCGGTTAAGTCGTAACGCGCAAGATTGGATGGGAGAGTCCAAAAAGGCACTTCAACAGAAATACGACAATCAAACCGACGTTCTGATCAACGGAGCGGCTACTTACGCCAACGAACAGCGGATTGAGTCGCCGAACTTTCGCCTACCAGAGAACTACGAAGGCGTTGGAAATCAGATCCTTGGTGCCAACGCCTATTATCGACCACCGACGGAAGGACGTCCTGGTGGCTTCCTCGTCGATGGGCTCAGCAAACCGGAAAGCACCGAAGGTGTTCCCTCGATTGATATTGAAGGAACGCCACTTGTCTTGATGCCGAGTGACAATAAATGGCTTGAGCCAAATCAGTGCTTTCTTGTGACGGGATTATCGTTTGAGCAATTAACCGCCAGCAGTCAATGGCGCGAC
This window contains:
- a CDS encoding LptF/LptG family permease; its protein translation is MTLIDRYLLIQFLKSFLIFFISFTGLFIVIDSFNNLDEFLKYGDMTGSTFGVLWDYYSPRVFTFFGMTSGILTLIAAMFTVTWIQRHNEMTALMAAGISQARIVRPIIVAVLVIAVLGVLNRELLIPRYIDRLSRNAQDWMGESKKALQQKYDNQTDVLINGAATYANEQRIESPNFRLPENYEGVGNQILGANAYYRPPTEGRPGGFLVDGLSKPESTEGVPSIDIEGTPLVLMPSDNKWLEPNQCFLVTGLSFEQLTASSQWRDYASTYDLISTLSNRSLDVGADVRVEIHSRIVQPFLDITLLFLGLPIVLRKENRNIFVAIGYCLLVVIGFYAVTLVCKAMGSSYYGIRSPALAAFIPLVIFVPIATAMSTPLRS
- a CDS encoding ComF family protein, with product MQFVRRLSRDAVDLVLPGTCCLCHAEVSDYRNPDVACRDCQDEHAKWKKCVRCSAVLRHENALPREDCPWCHHLQLPFESITSVGNYEGPLGEAVLNAKTNRGVSTAWDLGQLLSNSLTNHWTTAPIVIDVPMHWTRRIRRGMSSAAILAQSLAARRDWKHRQPLTCRRRLAKQSELSFTARKKNVHGAFRVREQIPRDQPILLVDDVMTTGSTLTEIGRSLRKAGATAIHVAVVARSTGSYADV